From the genome of Pelosinus fermentans DSM 17108:
GCATTATTTAGCATAAAAGCTGTAGACCCCCAAAAACACCGCTGGTTAGCAGGGTTTGATAATCAGCAGATTCTTGAAAATTTAAACTATGTGGCCCAGTCAATTCCTGTAACGTTACGCTATGTAATCATCCCCGGGCTCACCAATTCATTAGAAGATTTGCAGGCACTTGCTGGTCTTGTTCATACTCTGCCAGCTTTAGTTCCAGTAGAACTACTGCCCTATCACTCTTTAGGACGGCATAAATGGAAAACACTAAATATGAAATACACCTTAGATGATGTCCCTGATGCTACCACTCAAGATGTAGCAATTGCCACCAATATCCTAAAATCGGAAGGCATTACCATAGTGTAAGAAAACGCTGACGCGTCCTAAAATAGAATCAAACCGCAGAGTTGCAGAGAACACAGAGAAAAGATAGATAGAATTTTTTTTCTGCGCGCTCTGTGCCTCTGCGGTTCGTCATTCTTTTATATTTTCCAACTACGAAACGTACGCCGTTTAAAGATAAACGCTTTCCAGCAACTTAGTATATAAAAATCTTAATCAGCGTCAAAACTGCTATTGTACCTCCAGTCCATATGATCCATTTAGAAACATTCCATTTCCCTGCTGTTGCTTCTACTTCATCATCGATAATCGCCGCCACTTCTTTTATTTTTTCCTCAGCATCTTTTATGAGTTGTTCTACGTCCTTACTACTTCTCTCAAAATCATTTCTCATATATTTCACCTTGGCACCCCCTTTTTAGTAACGATTCTTGAAAACGAATTACTTACCATACTATATGCATTATGTATAGTAGATGTTCTTATGTAAATTTCAAAAAAATACTAACACTTCCTCATAAAAAAATAAAACATTTTGAACCGCGAAGATACGAAGAATCGAAAGACTATGAAGGATATGAAATAACATACTATCTCTTCGTGTCTTTTGTATTTCTTCGCGACCTTCGCGGTTCAAAATGTTTTTCGATATTATCTCTATTTAATTTTGTTTTCTATTTTAGTTTTCCCACTTTACGAATAATCTCAACTACAGTCTCAGCTGACTTTATTAAAGATTCTACTGGCAGAAATTCATATTTACCATGAAAATTATGTCCGCCAGTAAATAAATTTGGGCAAGGTAATCCCATAAAAGATAAGCGGGCTCCGTCTGTACCACCCCGAATTGGCTTTATACTTGGCTTTACGTCGACTGTTTCCATAGCCTCACATGCTAAATCAATAATATATTTAACAGGCTCAACTTTCTCTCTCATATTATAATAAGAATCCTTAATCTCGATCGTCCCAGTCCCTGCACCATATTTAACATTTAAAAATGCTGTCATTGATTCCAGCAGCATTTTACGGTTTTCAAATTTTTGACGGTCATGATCTCTTATTAATATATGTAAGGAAGCCGACTCTACAGCACCGCTAAGTTTATGGGCATGAAAAAAGCCTTCATAACCATCTGTATATTCCGGAATCTGACCTGCTGGCAGCATCTGCTGATATTCAGCGGCTATGGATATTGCATTAACCATTTTTCCTTTAGCAGTCCCAGGATGAACACTTCTTCCTTGAATGAAGACCGTTGCATTGGCTGCGTTGAAATTCTCATACTCAATCGCTCCAAGCTCCCCACCATCAACGGTATAAGCAAATTCTGCCCCAAAAGCTGCTACATCAAATAAATCAGCTCCCCGACCAATCTCTTCATCAGGTGTAAAACCAATGCGAACCTTGCCATGAGGTATTTCCGGATGACACAATAAGTACTCTACAGCGCTGACAATAGCGCACACCCCAGCCTTATCATCAGCTCCTAATAGCGTTAACCCGTCCGTAACCAATAACTCTTGCCCAATATAGTTCGTAAGTTCAGGAAAATCTTTTGGAGAAAGCAGGATCGACTTCTCGGAATGAAGTACAATATCTCCGCCATCATAATTTTGTACCAAACGGGGTTTGACTGGACCGCCAGCCATATCGGGACTGGTATCTACATGGGCAATGAAGCCAACCACTGGAGCCTCTTGACAGCCATTGGCTAATAAAGTAGCCGTTACATAGCCATTTTGATCCACTTGCACATCAACTAACCCTAATTGCCTTAACTCTTCTGCCACATATTGAGCTAACTCCATCTGCCCTCTTGTACTGGGGCACTGGCTTTGCTCCCCATCCGATTGGGTATTAAAACCAGCATACTCGATAAATCGTTGTACTAACTTCTCTTTATTTGACTCCATTTCATACGCCATCCCTTCTGTATTATATTTTTTTTCGATAAATTAAAAAACCGATAAAACGAATTGACGCAAAGGACACAAAGGGTTTTTATTTATTTATTCAGTGACAAACTATTAATCCATAAGTTTTTAATGCATTATATATCCAAAATTTCTTACAAGCAATTTTCTGCCTCGCCAGCTAAAAGCCCGATCTCCATATCTTCTGCTAAACTCTTTATTTGATAGATTCGTCAATTCTTCATAGCTTAGCTGCTGCACAATATTCTCCTGGAATTCTCTTATGTTAGATAAGGCAATTTGAGAATTATGCGGACACACATCCTGACAGCTATCACAGCCAAAGACCAAATTCGTCTTTTTTATAATCTTGATTTCGTCTGCTGTTAATTCCCCTTTTTTTTGTGTCAGATACGATTTGCATCTTCTTGGATCAATGGCAAAGTTACCAAGAATAATCTCTCCCGGACATGCTTTACTGCATTTACCGCATTGCAGACAAGTACGTTGTAATGGTTTATCAACTGTAAAAGGATAATTGGTAAGAATATAGCCGATTGCTACATAAGAGCCATATTTTTCAGTAATAATATGGCTGTTTATCCCATAAAACCCGAGTCCTGCTAAATACGCCAGATAGCGATCAACTAACGGTCCATTATCAACAAAAGTTTTATATTCAAATTCCGGCAGCTGTTTCGTTAAGAAATTTCCTATTGCCTCTAATTTGTCTCTTATAACCGTATGGTAATCCAGCCCACAGGTATATTTTGCGATATTCGCTTCCGGCCGCTCTCCAACATAATAAGGAAATATGCATACAATAATCGATTGTACATTTTCCATTGTTGCCTTAGGATCAATTCTCTTTTTTAGATCTTTTTCCTCAAATTCCGTATACTGCCCTTTATCAATACGTTCTTTTAAAATTCTTTCTAATTCCCAATAAGGTCCAATGCCTGCTATTCCCATACATTCAATATGAATTGAATTACAAAAATTCCTTAACGTCTCTTTCATCTGCATCTCCAATTTGCTGAACACAATCTCGTCTTCTCTATTATAATACCAAAAGAAGGACTTTCCTATTTGCTTTTTATTTAAATTCAATTGCATTAAAAATGGATCTCCAGTAAAAAACTGTAAGATCCGTTTTTATAATAAGAAAAATCTTTCACATCTTTTTCAAAATAAAGCCTTTTGAAACGCGAAGACGCGAAGACTATAAAGAATAGTATCCCTTCGCGTCCTTTATAATTCTTCGTTATCTTCGCGTTTCATTATTTTTTTATATACTAGGAAAATCATTATGCCTGATCAGCGAATCGGTAGGCGTCTTTGCCAGATGCTTTGGCTTGATACATGGCATTATCGGCCTTCTTGACTAAGCTGTCTACATCCTCTCCATCCGCAGGGTAGAAACTGATTCCAATGCTGCTGGAAATGGTCACCGTACAGCCTAATAACTCAAAGATCTGATTTAATTGCTTTTTTATTTTTTCAGCTACAATTTCAACGTCCGCTCTCTTTTCTACTTCGGGCAAAATTAAAGTAAACTCATCACCGCCCATCCGGGCAACAATGTCGCTTTCCCTTACACATTCTTTTAAACGATCAGCAACTGCTTTCAGCAGCAAGTCTCCCTTGTCATGCCCTAAGTTATCATTTACATGTTTAAAACCATCAAGATCAACATACATCACAGCCATCATATGATGATAGCGCTTCGCCGAGGCAAGGCATTGATTGATCTTCTCATAAAATAATATACGATTGGGCAAACCAGTCAGACCATCGTGATAGGCATGAAAGCGAATTTTTTCCTCATATTTCATACGTTCTGATAAATCTCTAAAGATTCCGCAATACATCGTTACATTTCCCAATTCATTCTTAACAGCATCAATTACTACCCATTCGGAATAATGCTCATCATTTTTCCGTTTATTAATAATCTCGCCTCTCCACAGTCCATCTGTATGTAACGAATTCCAGATATCCTGATAGAATTCCTCCTGATGCCTGCCTGATTTTAATATCCCAGGCGTCTTTCCTACGATCTCATCCATGGAGTATCCCGTATGCTTTGCAAAAGCAGGATTCACATATTGAATAATCCCTTTTATATCAGTCACCAAAATACCATCACTGGCATGTTCAAACACTTGTAAAGCCAGCTGCAAACGATTGCGCATTTGCTGCAATTCCGTTACGTCCTTTAACGTAATCATTAAATATTGTTCACTGTCACGTTGGGCAACTTTAAAGGAGCTGCCAACATAGAGCATTTGTCCATCTTTACACCAATATTGACGCAAACCGATTTCTAGCAGCCCGTGATTTACAATTTTATGAATATTAGCATTTACCTCTTCCACCTCAGCGCCAATGATATCATATATAGAGAAATTACCTAAATCTTCAACATCATACTTTAGCAATTTTAAAAAAGCATGAGTAGCATCCACAACGATCTTTGTATCCACATGGATAACATATGTGATTTCAGAACTCTCTTTATCTAACGAACAACAATAATACTTCTTCCCAGGAAAGTGCTGTATATCGCGGCTACTTCTACATAAAAATGCTTTGTGAAAATTAAATGTTTTCAACATATGCCTCCTGTATTCTTTTCTAGGATCAGCACTTTGCATAATCTTGTATATAATTTCGCCCAATTATGAGCAACACCTTCTGCTCTTTTCACTGTATATCAACTTTTTTTGTCAGCTAAGAGCGTAATGGAACTGGCAGAATATAAAAGAATACAGCAATAAAATGAGATATGCTCCCCGCTAAAACAAACAAGTGCCAGATGGCATGATTATAAGGTATCTTTTTCCACAGATAAAAAATACTTCCTAATGTGTAAAATAAACCTCCTACCAGCAGCCAAGTCATTCCTAAGGCAGGAACTGTTGCAATCAAAGGTTTGATCGCAAAGACAATAAACCAACCCATACCAAGGTAGCACAAGGTAGAGACAATATTAAACCGTCCGGCAAAAAATATTTTCAAAACAATTCCAATCATAGCAAGCCCCCATACAACACCAAAAACAGTCCATCCCAATACACCATGAAGAGGTACCAAGGTAAATGGTGTGTAAGTCCCTGCAATAAGCAAGTAAATAGCAGAATGATCCAGAATCTTAAAGATTCTCTTTATTCTTTCATTCGTAAAGCTATGATAAAGGGTCGAAGCCAAATACAACAACACCAATGTCGTTCCATAAATACTGAAACTAACAATATGCCAAATATCTCCGTGTAAATAAGCTAATACCGTTAACAATACTAATCCTGCAACCGATAATAAAGTACCAATACCGTGAGTAACCGCATTCATAACTTCTTCCATTTCAACCTCCTAAAATCTATATTTCAATCTATTACTTAATAATAAATATTATTTAATCCTTACTAATAAATTATATCATATTTAGGAAGATCATACATATAAGAATAGTTCTCAATTTAAAAATAATCTTCTTTTTTTTCGCAGGAGTGCATTGAATCTTGTCGTATTAATACTATAAAATACTATGACAAAGAGGTGTTTTATATGAAGCCGGCTCTTTTAGTAATTGATGTGCAAAAAGCATTCTTCAAAAACCCTGAGACCACTCAATCCCTCAATCAGGCAATTGCCCAAATTAACATGGGAATTGAATTATTTAGGGAAAAGAGATTACCGATTATTTGTATTCAGCACATGGTGAAAGAAATTGATCTGCTGCCAGGTACAGAAAGGTTTGATCTGCCAGAATCCCTTGGGATTCTCCCTGCAGATCCTCACATCCACAAGACCTATGGCAACGCTTTCAATAAAACCTCCTTAGAGGCATTATTGCGTGAACTGCAGGTTGATACTCTCATTCTTACAGGATATTGCGCGGAATATTGTGTCCTATCTACTTATCGAGGCGCCCTTGATCTTGATTTTACCCCAGTCCTGCTGCGTGGTGCTATCGCCAGCCGCAATCCTGTTAATATTCCTTTTGTTGAAAATGTGAATGATATTATTTCATATGGCATTTTAAAAAAGCTTTTATCGTAGCGTAAAATAAGAAAAATACCCCAGAAAACGCTTCAATTAAACTTATAGAAAATAGACTGCCCAATTTTGCGGCAGTCTATTTCACTTTATTACCAAAATCAATTTCATAGCTTCTTTAAAGACGAGGACGAACACGATGGGTTGGCATGGCCTCAAGGGGATCATCCGGCCAATAATGTTTCGGATAACGTCCCATAAGATCTTTCTTCACTTGAAAGTAGGTATTCTCCCAAAAGCTAGCGATGTCTTTTGTTACCTGTACCAAACGATGAGCCGGAGATAAGAGGTGAAGAGTTATCGCTACTTTCCCCTTTCCAATGTTCGGCGTCTCTTTTAAGCCGAACATTTCCTGCAGCCTTACTGCCAGTACGGGTACAGAAACATCACTATAGTCAATGGGTATACGCTGCCCACTAGGAACAAGAATATGAGTTGGTGCCCATTCATTTAATTTTTGCCCTTGCTCCCAGCTAAGCATTCCTCCAAGAATGGCTGCCAAGTTTAGTCGCTGCAGGTGATCACAGTTAGTCATGCCATATAAATAGGGACCTAACCACTCTGCTAATGTCGCCAGCAAGGAATCATCAGACACATTTGGCCAATCATGATCAATTTCATGCATAAACATAAGCCGCTGACGAAATTGACACGCATTTCTTGTCCAGGGCAGAAGATGCAGTCCTTCCTCTTTAATTCCTTGAAGGAGAGCAAAAAGAAGTTCTTCTTTATTGCAATTTGCCAAAGGCATACTTTCTAAAAGCAGTGCATCTAATTGTTCGACTCTTCGTTCCCGTACAGCTTTTGCTTCATGGTCCCAGGCAATGCGATCCTGCACACTGATCTGTTCTTGAAAATGCTCTTTTATCAGATTGAGTTGAACTGGTGCTGCTAAAAAAATACGTTTTTCTCCTTGCTGGTCTCCCCCTAACTCAGCGGCTACCAGGTAAGGTTCCGCCGCCAGCAATTGGGGTTCCTTAAACACTGCACCATGACCATTACGCAGCAAAAAACGTCCATCTCCCCGTCCTTGACCAACCCGCTCCGGATAAGCGAAGGCCAGCAGCAGACCACAGGCTTCCAGGTTATCATTTCCCCCTTGGGAGACGGCAAAAATCTGCTTCCAATAACGAATTTCGGCTTGGATGGAATGATAGCTGCCCTTACGTACCATTTCAATACGTAATCGCAAATCAGCATCAGACAAGCCTTGAAAAAGCTCTCGATGACTCAGCACAGCTGCCATTTCACAAGCGATTTTTCCATATCCTAACCTTATGCCTTGAAAGATCATATGAGCAATACGAGGATGAAGACCAATTTTTATCAGCTGCTGACCATGCGGAGTAATACGTCCGTCACAAGATAAAGCTCCCAGCTGAAAAAGCAATTGTCTAGCTTGGAGGAAGGCAGGCTCAGGCGGCAGATCAAGCCACTGTAATTCACCTGGATCTTGTATCCCCCAAGCAGCTAATTCTAATACCAAGGAGGTCAAATCAGCCTCCATAATTTCCGGAGTGCTTTTGTCCATATGAGCCAATTCTTCCTCGTAGGTCCATAAGCGATAACAAATTCCTTCCTGAGTGCGTCCTGCCCGACCACGACGTTGCTCAGAAACATCCCGTGACACCTTAACCGTCTCTAAATGCATCATACCAGTACGAGGTGAAAAACGGGGCATCCGCATAAGACCGCTATCAATCACAATGCGCATTCCTTCTATGGTAATACTCGTCTGGGCAATGGAAGTTGCTAATACGATTTTTCGCTTTCCAAATGCCTGGGGTAAAATCGCAAGATCCTGCTCTTCTTGCGATAAGCCTCCGTAAAGTTTAGTAATTACGGCATTCTTTTGCATGCCAATTTTTAAAAGCTGGGACTCAACACGATGTATTTCGCCAGCCCCAGGTAAAAACACTAATATATCTCCCTGCTCTGCTATAACAGCCTCCTGGATCTTCCGGACAACAGCCAGCTCAATACGCTCTGCAATTGGACGCTGTATATAATGAGTGGTAACAGGAAAAGATACACCTTCACTGATGATGACAGGTGCATCTCCCAGCAAGGATGCAATCGGTGCTGTGTCTAAGGTCGCAGACATAATTAGGATTTTTAAATCCTCACGCAGTACAGACTGGGACTGCAAACAAAGGGCCAGTCCTAAATCAGCATGAATACTGCGCTCATGAAATTCATCAAAGATTACCAGCCCAACATCTTCCAGTCCAGGATCATTCTGCAGCAGCCTCGTCAAAATTCCTTCGGTAATCACTTCAATACGAGTTTTAGAACTGACGCAGCTATCGAGGTGAATCCGATAGCCTACCGTCTCTCCTACTTTTTCTCCCAAAAGAACTGCCATATGGCGAGCTGCAGCCCTGGCGGCTAAACGTCGCGGTTCCAGTATGAGAATTTTTTTCCCTGTAAGCCAACTTTCCCCTAGGAGGGCCAAGGGAAGACGTGTGGTTTTACCAGCCCCTGGCGGCGCTACTAAAACGGTATTCACAGCATTACCTATTGTCTGTCTTACTGTAGACAGAATCTCATCAATCGGCAGTTTCTTCATTTCGGCAGAAACTTTCGAATTGCTTCTGGTACTTTATTTTTAATGTACTCTTCTATTTTTAATTGATTTCGATTATAAAGAATGCCAATATAAATAATTCCAATACCAGCAAAACTCAAAACAAAAGGAAAAAGTATGGAATGATTAAATACCCGATAAGCCAAATGACCAATATAACCATTTACCCCAATCGCACCGCACACCAAGAATATTTTGCGCTGGAGGAGGACTCCTGCAATTAATAAAATGACATTAATGAGACAGTACAGTATTTTGGACCACTCCTGATTGCTGTCAAGAAGCGTAAGGCCCAGCCAGAAAACACTGGTCCCAAACAAGTATCCCCAAAAAGCATAATCTTCTTTATAGTTATGTTTGCGGCAATAATAGTCCGTAAGAAATGCGAGAATCATCATCACTAAACCAAATAATAACGACATCCAGCGTACATTTGTCCACTCACTGCCTGTCCCAAAGAAAAAAGGTGTTACATCAATGGACAATAAATATAGGGAAAAAAATAAGGGAGCTGTTAAAAAAGGAAATTTAAAAAATCGCAGGGCTAGGGATGCACTTGCAATTGTCCCCAATTCAATCCAAATCCAGCCGCCGCGCATCCACTCATAATGATCCAGATAATGACCCGGATAGGATTGCGGCCACCATCCTAGAGTCCGCTCTAAGCCAAAAATTGCTAAAGGGGTCATACATACTGCCAGTACAATCAGTAATCCTCCTGCAACCTTCAGGCTTTCTTTTTCCCATAAGCGCCTTCCAACGAAAACAAAACAACATGCATATAATACAGCAATACTAAACATTCCCATACCGCCAAGAACTTCCCAAGCTGTATCCATAAACCATCCCATAGCGGAAATAACAATCAGCGCTCCTGCATAATAGGCTAAATGTGAAATCTGAAAACCGTTTCTGCGCTCTTCCTTTCCACTCCATAAATGCCACAAACGTTCCCCTTGCTCCTGGGTAATAATATTTTGGGAAACTGCCTCTTCGATTTCTTTATTCGTAATATTCACTTCAATCCACCTCCTGGAACGTTCTTGTAGTCTCTTTCGAAAACAACTATCTATAGCCACAAACAGGTAAAGGATGAGCATAACTATAAGCGTAGGTTAAGTAACACGGCGAAGCGTTAGCTATGCTCATCCTTTACCGTCCTAATGAGACCTCCATTCCCTTATACAAATTTCTTGGCACCTGCAATAATACTCTTCAAAAATACTGATTTAATCGGTTCAATCGCTAAGAATGCCTTCACAGGTGAAGATTTTTCTATCATAGCAGCAATTCTTCCTAAGGCTCGATGACTCAGACGTGAAGGATCATCAAAAATAAAATTGGATAACTTTCCTCTTTCAATAGCCATCGAAATCATTCGGTCAAAGGTATTTTCAGGTACAAGTACGCGTTTTTCCCGCGGCTTCATGCGAATACTGTCAAATTTACATGCCGCTGCACATACACCGCACCCTAAACACAATTCCTCATCACAAAAAACGCGCCTGCCAGTGCTATTATTTTGGTTTTGTTCCTCTGGTACAATCGCCCCTAATGGACAGGCTTTCCTGCATGCATTACAGCCACGGCATTTTTCCCCATCAATCTGTGCCAGCCAATTAGAGGTTACTACCGCATAACCCATGGTAAAATGTTTCATCGAATGCAGCATACCACAGCAGCAGCCGCAGCAATTGCAGATAAATCCTACATGATTCTGCACATTATCGGCAATTTGCGCCAGCCCGGCTTCCTTACATTGCTCTAGAACAGCCATCGCTTCCTTGCTGCTGATCTCTTCGGCCATGCCTTTTTTGATTAACATCTGGGCACTGCCATGAAAGGTCATACAAGTCTTTTGAGGAGCATTACAACTTTTTCCTAAATGACTTGCTTTATGGCGGCAAGCACATAAAGATAATCCAATGGTTTTTGCCGAATGAATCACAGAACTTGCCTTCTCCCAGTCTAATATTTCCGTATAATCACCAGAAGTCAGCGCCTCTTCCCGCACTAAGGACCGCCCTAATTGAGTTGTCTCAGAAAATATACTATGAGCAAAACGGTCATCCTGAAACATATATTGTTCAAAGAGATGGGCTAATTCTTTCAATGGCATTTCATCTCGGGTGCGCATAAAAACAAATTCAAAAAAACCAATAACAACAGGTGCTAATACTACATAACATTCTTCCTTATGCTCTACATCAAATACTAACCCCTTTTCCGCCATGACCGATATCTTATCGTGCAATTTTTCTACAGGCATATTCAATTTGCGTGCTAAGTTTTTTAATGGTGTGGGGCGCAATGGGATCTGCCTGGCTATATCGGCTTCCTCCACCGAAAATAACAGTTTTAAAATTTCAATAAAAACCGGTGAATAAGGTGCCCCTGTTATATTATAATCTAAGCGCTGCTGAAGTAATCGATATTCCTTTTCACTATTAACAATATGTCCCATTTTACCCCCTGCACAAACTATGATTTTGAAATAACAGAAAATAAAGGTGCGATGATTAAATATAACATATATATGAACATTAGTGAATTTTCCAGTCTATCCTTACTATAGCGAAAAGACAATTGCTTTAA
Proteins encoded in this window:
- a CDS encoding DUF2157 domain-containing protein, whose amino-acid sequence is MNITNKEIEEAVSQNIITQEQGERLWHLWSGKEERRNGFQISHLAYYAGALIVISAMGWFMDTAWEVLGGMGMFSIAVLYACCFVFVGRRLWEKESLKVAGGLLIVLAVCMTPLAIFGLERTLGWWPQSYPGHYLDHYEWMRGGWIWIELGTIASASLALRFFKFPFLTAPLFFSLYLLSIDVTPFFFGTGSEWTNVRWMSLLFGLVMMILAFLTDYYCRKHNYKEDYAFWGYLFGTSVFWLGLTLLDSNQEWSKILYCLINVILLIAGVLLQRKIFLVCGAIGVNGYIGHLAYRVFNHSILFPFVLSFAGIGIIYIGILYNRNQLKIEEYIKNKVPEAIRKFLPK
- the trhA gene encoding PAQR family membrane homeostasis protein TrhA, coding for MEEVMNAVTHGIGTLLSVAGLVLLTVLAYLHGDIWHIVSFSIYGTTLVLLYLASTLYHSFTNERIKRIFKILDHSAIYLLIAGTYTPFTLVPLHGVLGWTVFGVVWGLAMIGIVLKIFFAGRFNIVSTLCYLGMGWFIVFAIKPLIATVPALGMTWLLVGGLFYTLGSIFYLWKKIPYNHAIWHLFVLAGSISHFIAVFFYILPVPLRS
- a CDS encoding cysteine hydrolase family protein, with translation MKPALLVIDVQKAFFKNPETTQSLNQAIAQINMGIELFREKRLPIICIQHMVKEIDLLPGTERFDLPESLGILPADPHIHKTYGNAFNKTSLEALLRELQVDTLILTGYCAEYCVLSTYRGALDLDFTPVLLRGAIASRNPVNIPFVENVNDIISYGILKKLLS
- the pepT gene encoding peptidase T, producing the protein MESNKEKLVQRFIEYAGFNTQSDGEQSQCPSTRGQMELAQYVAEELRQLGLVDVQVDQNGYVTATLLANGCQEAPVVGFIAHVDTSPDMAGGPVKPRLVQNYDGGDIVLHSEKSILLSPKDFPELTNYIGQELLVTDGLTLLGADDKAGVCAIVSAVEYLLCHPEIPHGKVRIGFTPDEEIGRGADLFDVAAFGAEFAYTVDGGELGAIEYENFNAANATVFIQGRSVHPGTAKGKMVNAISIAAEYQQMLPAGQIPEYTDGYEGFFHAHKLSGAVESASLHILIRDHDRQKFENRKMLLESMTAFLNVKYGAGTGTIEIKDSYYNMREKVEPVKYIIDLACEAMETVDVKPSIKPIRGGTDGARLSFMGLPCPNLFTGGHNFHGKYEFLPVESLIKSAETVVEIIRKVGKLK
- a CDS encoding GGDEF domain-containing protein → MLKTFNFHKAFLCRSSRDIQHFPGKKYYCCSLDKESSEITYVIHVDTKIVVDATHAFLKLLKYDVEDLGNFSIYDIIGAEVEEVNANIHKIVNHGLLEIGLRQYWCKDGQMLYVGSSFKVAQRDSEQYLMITLKDVTELQQMRNRLQLALQVFEHASDGILVTDIKGIIQYVNPAFAKHTGYSMDEIVGKTPGILKSGRHQEEFYQDIWNSLHTDGLWRGEIINKRKNDEHYSEWVVIDAVKNELGNVTMYCGIFRDLSERMKYEEKIRFHAYHDGLTGLPNRILFYEKINQCLASAKRYHHMMAVMYVDLDGFKHVNDNLGHDKGDLLLKAVADRLKECVRESDIVARMGGDEFTLILPEVEKRADVEIVAEKIKKQLNQIFELLGCTVTISSSIGISFYPADGEDVDSLVKKADNAMYQAKASGKDAYRFADQA
- a CDS encoding 4Fe-4S dicluster domain-containing protein codes for the protein MGHIVNSEKEYRLLQQRLDYNITGAPYSPVFIEILKLLFSVEEADIARQIPLRPTPLKNLARKLNMPVEKLHDKISVMAEKGLVFDVEHKEECYVVLAPVVIGFFEFVFMRTRDEMPLKELAHLFEQYMFQDDRFAHSIFSETTQLGRSLVREEALTSGDYTEILDWEKASSVIHSAKTIGLSLCACRHKASHLGKSCNAPQKTCMTFHGSAQMLIKKGMAEEISSKEAMAVLEQCKEAGLAQIADNVQNHVGFICNCCGCCCGMLHSMKHFTMGYAVVTSNWLAQIDGEKCRGCNACRKACPLGAIVPEEQNQNNSTGRRVFCDEELCLGCGVCAAACKFDSIRMKPREKRVLVPENTFDRMISMAIERGKLSNFIFDDPSRLSHRALGRIAAMIEKSSPVKAFLAIEPIKSVFLKSIIAGAKKFV
- the hrpB gene encoding ATP-dependent helicase HrpB, producing MKKLPIDEILSTVRQTIGNAVNTVLVAPPGAGKTTRLPLALLGESWLTGKKILILEPRRLAARAAARHMAVLLGEKVGETVGYRIHLDSCVSSKTRIEVITEGILTRLLQNDPGLEDVGLVIFDEFHERSIHADLGLALCLQSQSVLREDLKILIMSATLDTAPIASLLGDAPVIISEGVSFPVTTHYIQRPIAERIELAVVRKIQEAVIAEQGDILVFLPGAGEIHRVESQLLKIGMQKNAVITKLYGGLSQEEQDLAILPQAFGKRKIVLATSIAQTSITIEGMRIVIDSGLMRMPRFSPRTGMMHLETVKVSRDVSEQRRGRAGRTQEGICYRLWTYEEELAHMDKSTPEIMEADLTSLVLELAAWGIQDPGELQWLDLPPEPAFLQARQLLFQLGALSCDGRITPHGQQLIKIGLHPRIAHMIFQGIRLGYGKIACEMAAVLSHRELFQGLSDADLRLRIEMVRKGSYHSIQAEIRYWKQIFAVSQGGNDNLEACGLLLAFAYPERVGQGRGDGRFLLRNGHGAVFKEPQLLAAEPYLVAAELGGDQQGEKRIFLAAPVQLNLIKEHFQEQISVQDRIAWDHEAKAVRERRVEQLDALLLESMPLANCNKEELLFALLQGIKEEGLHLLPWTRNACQFRQRLMFMHEIDHDWPNVSDDSLLATLAEWLGPYLYGMTNCDHLQRLNLAAILGGMLSWEQGQKLNEWAPTHILVPSGQRIPIDYSDVSVPVLAVRLQEMFGLKETPNIGKGKVAITLHLLSPAHRLVQVTKDIASFWENTYFQVKKDLMGRYPKHYWPDDPLEAMPTHRVRPRL
- the queG gene encoding tRNA epoxyqueuosine(34) reductase QueG, giving the protein MKETLRNFCNSIHIECMGIAGIGPYWELERILKERIDKGQYTEFEEKDLKKRIDPKATMENVQSIIVCIFPYYVGERPEANIAKYTCGLDYHTVIRDKLEAIGNFLTKQLPEFEYKTFVDNGPLVDRYLAYLAGLGFYGINSHIITEKYGSYVAIGYILTNYPFTVDKPLQRTCLQCGKCSKACPGEIILGNFAIDPRRCKSYLTQKKGELTADEIKIIKKTNLVFGCDSCQDVCPHNSQIALSNIREFQENIVQQLSYEELTNLSNKEFSRRYGDRAFSWRGRKLLVRNFGYIMH